Proteins encoded within one genomic window of Corynebacterium aurimucosum:
- a CDS encoding mannosyltransferase family protein: MIGVHEENSTKTTPEPGADTEVEGASSAPSSPAGAQGRLALLPVAVLVAVVGTAVRITVLSVIAGVNEQEMWGRLTAWDSKYYLEIARAGYFDADINTDGPVHEITMAFFPGFPLLLRVLGWTGISLEIAALIVNTLLTAVMAAGVMVLARRVGAQRRGQCAAALVVSSAPMSIVFSMPYTEALFGALVVWGLIALDDRAWWRAAAFGFALSFVRLTSVDFLAVFALWALIYGRRSWQAWLGLVVAALPLPAYLLWTQRYLADAGGYFGIQTEHWNSTFDGGAATVQFVWETLTENNDVGYLLTTLVIVGVPVLLLAAWGRVTPVAWWFSAALCANVLLSDGIMHSRPRLLLPAIILILPWVVRAASALRPRVLWAACGAWVLWSAWFSAYMLVVFEWAI; the protein is encoded by the coding sequence ATGATTGGCGTGCATGAAGAGAATTCCACGAAGACGACGCCGGAGCCTGGGGCGGATACCGAGGTAGAAGGTGCCTCATCAGCCCCTTCCTCCCCCGCAGGTGCACAGGGGAGGCTAGCGCTCCTACCAGTTGCCGTGCTGGTCGCGGTTGTCGGCACCGCAGTGCGTATCACTGTTCTCAGCGTCATTGCCGGGGTTAATGAACAGGAAATGTGGGGTCGGCTCACAGCCTGGGATTCCAAGTACTACCTGGAAATCGCGCGCGCGGGGTATTTCGACGCCGACATCAACACGGATGGGCCGGTCCATGAAATCACTATGGCTTTCTTTCCGGGCTTTCCCTTGCTGTTGCGGGTGCTGGGCTGGACTGGAATCAGTCTGGAGATAGCCGCGCTCATTGTTAACACCCTGCTTACTGCAGTCATGGCCGCCGGAGTCATGGTTTTGGCGCGGCGCGTGGGTGCGCAGCGTCGTGGGCAATGTGCGGCGGCCCTCGTGGTGAGCAGCGCACCGATGTCTATCGTATTTTCGATGCCCTATACCGAGGCCCTCTTCGGGGCGCTGGTGGTGTGGGGGCTTATAGCCTTAGATGATCGCGCCTGGTGGCGTGCAGCGGCATTCGGCTTCGCCTTATCCTTTGTTCGGTTGACCTCCGTCGACTTCCTCGCCGTCTTTGCTCTGTGGGCGCTCATTTATGGGCGGCGCTCCTGGCAGGCGTGGCTTGGCCTCGTCGTCGCAGCGCTCCCGCTACCGGCATATCTACTGTGGACGCAGCGCTATTTGGCAGATGCTGGTGGCTACTTCGGGATTCAAACTGAGCATTGGAATTCCACCTTTGACGGCGGTGCGGCAACCGTGCAGTTCGTGTGGGAAACCCTGACTGAGAACAACGACGTGGGCTACCTGCTCACCACCCTGGTGATCGTGGGCGTTCCTGTGCTGCTGCTGGCAGCATGGGGGAGGGTTACCCCGGTGGCCTGGTGGTTTAGCGCTGCGCTCTGCGCGAATGTGCTGCTTTCCGACGGCATCATGCACTCGCGCCCGCGTCTCCTCCTGCCCGCCATTATCTTGATCCTGCCGTGGGTTGTGCGCGCGGCTAGTGCCCTGCGGCCGCGCGTGCTGTGGGCCGCGTGCGGCGCGTGGGTTCTGTGGTCCGCGTGGTTTTCCGCGTACATGCTGGTGGTCTTTGAGTGGGCGATCTAA
- a CDS encoding DMT family transporter has protein sequence MLSNLVAVAFALASALVVAWGTVIRHRIVLDASSRSVMRTAMRTPLWWIGTGAAVVAYALQLIALHFGTLLIVQPILVLSLMFTLPLAAWYSRRPMPAREIFWCLALTIAVSVMVVYGRPTAGLTTPTWSQWWPAFALGALTLTALFVAAYNRPEESALALGSACGILYGYVALVAKAVVDVLSHQGIAALLASWELYVLIGLAAAGTVIQQYSFHAGALAHSLPAMTIMEPIVAFGLGYWVLGEKFQVSSVAGWCVMGASLIIMIVATIVLSRIPVNPGSTQRAEQSPR, from the coding sequence ATGCTTTCAAACCTGGTCGCCGTTGCGTTTGCACTGGCCTCGGCACTAGTCGTGGCCTGGGGAACTGTCATACGCCACCGCATCGTGTTGGACGCCAGCTCCCGCAGCGTCATGCGTACCGCAATGCGCACACCCCTATGGTGGATTGGTACCGGCGCCGCCGTTGTCGCTTATGCTTTGCAGCTCATCGCGCTCCACTTCGGCACCCTGCTCATCGTGCAGCCCATCCTTGTCCTATCCCTCATGTTCACGCTGCCGCTTGCCGCCTGGTATTCCCGCCGGCCGATGCCGGCACGAGAGATCTTCTGGTGCCTGGCACTGACCATCGCGGTGAGCGTTATGGTGGTCTACGGGCGCCCCACCGCAGGCTTGACGACGCCCACCTGGTCCCAGTGGTGGCCCGCCTTCGCCCTTGGCGCCCTCACACTCACCGCGCTCTTCGTGGCAGCCTATAACCGCCCGGAAGAGTCCGCACTGGCACTCGGCAGCGCGTGCGGCATTCTGTACGGCTACGTGGCGCTCGTGGCCAAGGCGGTGGTTGATGTCCTCTCCCACCAAGGCATTGCGGCCTTGCTGGCTAGCTGGGAGCTATATGTGCTCATCGGGCTGGCGGCCGCCGGCACTGTCATCCAGCAATACTCCTTCCACGCCGGTGCCTTGGCGCACTCCCTTCCCGCCATGACCATCATGGAGCCCATCGTGGCTTTCGGCTTGGGCTACTGGGTGCTCGGTGAAAAATTTCAGGTCAGCAGCGTTGCGGGGTGGTGCGTGATGGGCGCTTCACTCATCATCATGATCGTCGCCACGATTGTCTTGTCACGCATTCCAGTCAACCCGGGAAGCACTCAGCGCGCAGAGCAAAGCCCGCGTTAG
- a CDS encoding aspartate kinase produces the protein MALVVQKYGGSSLESAERIRAVAERIVATKKQGNDVVVVCSAMGDTTDELLDLAAQVNPVPPQREMDMLLTAGERISNALVAMAVESLGAQAQSFTGSQAGVLTTERHGNARIVDVTPGRLTEALEESKICIVAGFQGVNKESRDVTTLGRGGSDTTAVALAAALKADVCEIYSDVDGVYTADPRIVHNAKKLDQLSFEEMLELAAVGSKILVLRSVEYARAFNVPLRVRSSYSTDPGTLIAGSMEDIPVEEAVLTGIATDRSEAKVTVLGIPDRPGEAAKVFRAIADAEINIDMVLQNVSSLESGTTDITFTCPRSDGPKAMEILAKLKEEGHWANVLYDDQVGKVSLVGAGMKSHPGVTADFTEALRDAGVNMELISTSEIRISVLTREADLDKAAIALHEKFQLGGEEEATVYAGTGR, from the coding sequence GTGGCCCTAGTCGTACAGAAATACGGGGGATCCTCCCTCGAAAGCGCAGAGCGCATTCGCGCGGTGGCGGAGCGCATTGTGGCGACGAAGAAACAGGGCAACGACGTGGTTGTCGTGTGCTCCGCCATGGGGGATACCACCGATGAGCTCCTAGACCTCGCTGCCCAGGTTAACCCCGTCCCGCCGCAGCGCGAGATGGACATGTTGCTGACCGCTGGCGAGCGCATCTCCAATGCGCTCGTTGCTATGGCGGTGGAGTCCTTGGGTGCGCAGGCTCAATCCTTCACCGGCTCCCAAGCCGGCGTGCTCACCACCGAGCGCCACGGAAACGCCCGCATTGTTGACGTCACCCCGGGCCGCCTTACCGAAGCACTGGAAGAAAGCAAGATCTGCATTGTCGCGGGTTTCCAGGGCGTCAATAAGGAATCGCGTGATGTCACCACCCTTGGCCGCGGCGGTTCAGATACCACCGCGGTGGCGCTGGCGGCAGCACTTAAGGCCGATGTGTGTGAGATTTACTCCGATGTCGACGGCGTCTACACCGCTGACCCTCGCATCGTCCATAACGCCAAGAAACTCGACCAACTTTCCTTTGAAGAGATGTTGGAACTGGCGGCCGTCGGCTCCAAGATTCTGGTCCTGCGCAGCGTCGAGTACGCTCGCGCGTTCAACGTTCCCCTTCGAGTTCGCTCGTCTTATTCAACCGACCCCGGCACGCTGATTGCCGGATCAATGGAGGATATCCCCGTGGAAGAAGCAGTACTTACCGGTATCGCCACCGACCGTTCCGAGGCCAAGGTCACCGTTTTGGGAATTCCGGACCGCCCCGGCGAGGCAGCCAAGGTCTTCCGCGCCATCGCGGACGCTGAGATTAACATTGACATGGTCCTGCAAAACGTGTCCTCCCTGGAATCCGGTACCACCGACATCACCTTCACTTGCCCGCGCTCCGATGGCCCGAAGGCAATGGAGATCCTGGCCAAGCTCAAGGAGGAGGGCCACTGGGCCAACGTGCTGTACGACGACCAGGTGGGCAAGGTCTCCCTCGTCGGCGCAGGCATGAAGTCCCACCCGGGTGTCACCGCCGACTTCACGGAAGCGTTGCGTGATGCTGGGGTCAACATGGAGCTCATCTCTACCTCTGAGATCCGCATTTCTGTGCTGACCCGCGAGGCCGATCTCGATAAGGCAGCCATTGCTTTGCACGAGAAGTTCCAGCTGGGTGGCGAGGAAGAGGCCACCGTTTATGCTGGTACCGGACGCTAA
- a CDS encoding aspartate-semialdehyde dehydrogenase produces the protein MTTVAVVGATGQVGRVMRTLLEERNFPADTVRFFASARSAGQELTFREEKIVVEDLAEQTVESLAGIDVAVFSAGGATSKEYAPLFAEAGAIVVDNSSAWRKDPDVPLIVSEVNPQEKGNTPKGIIANPNCTTMAIMPVTKALHDAAGLTTMRVASYQAVSGSGLAGVETLVKQVASIGDRSVELVHDGSALEVSEEDLGPYVAPIAYNALPLAGNLVDDGTEETDEEQKLRNESRKILGIPELKVSGTCVRIPVFTGHTMVVHAEFEKPITPDQAREVLSSAPGVKVVDVPTPLAAAGIDLSLVGRIRQDQTVEENKGLIFVVSGDNLRKGAALNTIQIAELLV, from the coding sequence ATGACCACTGTTGCAGTTGTAGGCGCCACCGGCCAGGTCGGCCGCGTGATGCGCACCCTCTTGGAGGAGCGCAACTTCCCGGCCGATACGGTTCGCTTCTTTGCCTCCGCGCGTTCGGCGGGCCAGGAGCTCACCTTCCGCGAGGAGAAGATTGTCGTGGAAGATTTGGCGGAGCAGACCGTCGAAAGCCTTGCTGGGATCGACGTCGCTGTGTTTTCCGCCGGCGGCGCTACCTCGAAGGAGTATGCCCCTCTCTTCGCCGAGGCCGGTGCCATCGTGGTGGATAACTCCTCCGCGTGGCGCAAGGACCCGGATGTGCCGCTCATCGTCTCGGAAGTGAACCCGCAGGAAAAGGGCAACACCCCGAAGGGCATTATCGCGAACCCGAACTGCACGACCATGGCGATCATGCCGGTCACGAAGGCGCTTCACGACGCCGCCGGTCTCACCACCATGCGCGTCGCCTCCTACCAGGCCGTTTCCGGTTCCGGCCTGGCAGGCGTGGAAACCCTGGTTAAGCAGGTAGCGTCCATCGGTGACCGCAGCGTGGAGCTCGTCCACGATGGCTCGGCGCTCGAGGTCTCCGAGGAGGATCTGGGCCCCTACGTCGCCCCGATTGCGTATAACGCGCTGCCGCTGGCTGGCAACCTCGTCGATGATGGCACGGAAGAGACTGACGAGGAGCAAAAGCTGCGCAATGAGTCCCGCAAGATCTTGGGCATCCCGGAACTGAAGGTCTCTGGCACCTGCGTGCGCATTCCGGTATTCACCGGCCACACCATGGTGGTGCACGCGGAGTTCGAGAAGCCGATTACCCCGGATCAGGCCCGCGAGGTGCTGTCCTCTGCGCCGGGCGTCAAGGTCGTCGATGTGCCGACCCCGCTGGCGGCAGCAGGCATCGACCTCTCCCTGGTCGGTCGCATCCGCCAAGACCAGACGGTCGAGGAGAACAAGGGTCTCATCTTCGTGGTCTCCGGCGATAACCTGCGCAAGGGCGCTGCGCTTAACACCATTCAGATTGCAGAGCTCCTGGTTTAA